One Mya arenaria isolate MELC-2E11 chromosome 7, ASM2691426v1 genomic window carries:
- the LOC128241458 gene encoding uncharacterized protein LOC128241458, which yields MFVGNRGSIRQLIFTLLIVLVTGRAMVSNDYVEGQIQNDGFVKRTVDNSAYNNGPTVISFARHGLCNHRFGKVRFFMALQKHFHMISDDMKIAFILDICKRRDHMLTMWVEEIFDNDGDGFITRFERQINR from the exons ATGTTCGTTGGAAATAGAGGATCAATTCGACAGTTGATATTTACGTTGTTGATTGTCTTAGTGACGGGACGGGCGATGGTATCAAATGACTACGTTGAGGGTCAAATACAAAATgacggttttgtgaaaaggacTGTAGACAATTCTGCTTACAACAATGGACC AACAGTCATCAGCTTTGCCAGACACGGTCTGTGCAATCACCGATTTGGCAAGGTCAGATTCTTCATGGCGCTCCAGAAGCATTTCCACATGATATCAG atgatatgAAAATCGCTTTCATCCTAGATATTTGTAAACGAAGGGATCATATGCTAACAATGTGGGTTGAAGAAATTTTCGACAACGATG GTGACGGATTCATAACCAGATTTGAAAGGCAGATCAACCGGTGA